The following are encoded in a window of Solidesulfovibrio magneticus RS-1 genomic DNA:
- a CDS encoding phasin family protein, producing MKPVDLLSMGLGAAFLAKDKLGEVLGELEKRGEVSRDEAKQFLEDAKARAKKEEEALAARVREEVKKVLEEMGLATKDDIAELKALLKKKSS from the coding sequence ATGAAACCCGTCGATCTCCTCTCCATGGGCCTGGGCGCGGCCTTTCTGGCCAAGGACAAGCTGGGCGAAGTGCTCGGCGAACTGGAAAAACGCGGCGAAGTCTCCCGCGACGAGGCCAAGCAGTTCCTGGAAGACGCCAAGGCCCGGGCCAAAAAGGAAGAAGAAGCCCTGGCCGCGCGCGTGCGCGAGGAAGTCAAAAAAGTCCTGGAAGAAATGGGGCTGGCCACCAAGGACGACATCGCCGAACTCAAGGCGCTGCTCAAGAAAAAGTCGTCTTGA
- a CDS encoding DUF1269 domain-containing protein, translating into MSDLIVVGYDDMFKAEEVRLKLLKMQKEYLVDLEDAVVAVKKDDGKVKLNQMYHLAASGAVGGGFWGMLIGLIFLNPILGAVVGAGAGAAAGALSDVGIDDDFMKKLAEQLQPGTSVLFVLIRKMTADKVLDELSGTGGKVLQTSLSHEDETKLQTALDAAKASA; encoded by the coding sequence ATGAGCGATTTGATCGTCGTTGGCTATGACGACATGTTCAAGGCCGAGGAAGTGCGGCTCAAACTGCTTAAGATGCAGAAGGAATACCTCGTCGACCTGGAAGACGCCGTGGTGGCCGTGAAAAAAGACGACGGCAAGGTGAAGCTCAACCAGATGTACCACCTGGCCGCTTCGGGCGCGGTGGGCGGCGGTTTCTGGGGCATGCTCATCGGCCTGATTTTCCTCAATCCCATCCTCGGGGCCGTGGTCGGGGCCGGGGCCGGCGCGGCGGCCGGGGCGCTGTCCGACGTTGGCATCGACGACGACTTCATGAAAAAACTGGCCGAGCAGCTCCAGCCCGGCACCTCGGTGCTGTTCGTGCTCATCCGCAAGATGACCGCCGACAAGGTGCTTGACGAGCTGTCCGGCACCGGCGGCAAGGTGCTCCAGACCTCCCTGTCCCACGAGGACGAGACCAAGCTCCAGACCGCCCTGGACGCGGCCAAGGCTTCGGCCTAG
- a CDS encoding NADH:flavin oxidoreductase — translation MKTLFDPVAVGARQAKNRLVRSATWERLADAQGRATPELLAVYNALARGGVGTVIVSATFIDPAGGSLPGQLGLARPEHVDGHRRIVDTLHAQGCLALAQFAFAGRDGALWSAGDPDTATLAALPDLYARATVLARQAGYDGAQIHSAHGYFLSQFLNPATNARTDAYGGSPENARRLLMDIWAAMAGEAGRDFLLAVKLDCRDMAGTPGLDRICLETAKALDEAGIDLVEVSGLGGNKGLCGGKKQPESVFRREAGEVAGAVSAAVALVGANHSPEVMEEVLEETDVTLFALSRPLLREPDLPARWAAGDRRPAACVSCGKCYDEAGNGCFFTRRRSEA, via the coding sequence ATGAAAACCCTGTTTGATCCGGTCGCCGTCGGCGCACGGCAGGCCAAAAACCGCCTGGTGCGTTCGGCCACCTGGGAACGCCTGGCCGACGCCCAGGGCCGGGCCACGCCCGAACTGCTCGCCGTCTACAACGCGCTCGCCCGGGGCGGGGTCGGGACCGTCATCGTCAGCGCCACCTTTATCGATCCCGCCGGCGGCTCGCTGCCCGGCCAGCTCGGTCTGGCCCGGCCCGAACACGTGGACGGGCACCGGCGCATCGTGGACACGCTCCACGCCCAAGGCTGTCTGGCCCTGGCCCAGTTCGCCTTTGCCGGACGGGACGGCGCGCTGTGGTCGGCGGGCGACCCCGACACGGCGACCCTGGCCGCCCTGCCGGACCTCTACGCCCGGGCCACGGTCCTGGCCCGCCAGGCCGGCTACGACGGGGCGCAAATCCACAGCGCCCACGGCTATTTCCTGAGCCAGTTCCTCAATCCGGCCACCAACGCCCGCACTGACGCCTACGGCGGTTCGCCGGAAAACGCCCGGCGGCTGCTCATGGACATCTGGGCGGCCATGGCCGGCGAGGCCGGCCGGGATTTCCTCCTGGCCGTCAAGCTCGATTGCCGGGACATGGCCGGCACGCCCGGCCTGGACCGGATCTGCCTGGAGACGGCCAAGGCCTTGGACGAGGCCGGCATCGACCTGGTCGAGGTCAGCGGCCTGGGCGGCAACAAGGGGCTTTGCGGCGGCAAGAAACAGCCCGAGTCGGTCTTTCGCCGGGAAGCCGGGGAGGTGGCCGGGGCCGTTAGCGCGGCGGTGGCCCTGGTCGGGGCCAACCATTCGCCCGAGGTCATGGAAGAGGTTCTGGAGGAAACGGACGTGACGCTTTTCGCCTTGTCGCGGCCGCTTCTGCGCGAACCTGATCTGCCGGCCCGCTGGGCGGCCGGGGATCGTCGGCCGGCGGCCTGCGTGTCCTGCGGCAAGTGTTATGACGAGGCCGGCAACGGCTGTTTCTTCACCCGCCGCCGGTCCGAGGCCTGA